One genomic region from Terriglobus aquaticus encodes:
- the gyrA gene encoding DNA gyrase subunit A — translation MADDQNALPLGPNNPDSNDQTGDTTARSDSGTGGNTPPSGGGSMGPGALHLFPINIEEEMRRSYLDYSMSVIIGRALPDVRDGLKPVHRRILYAMQEMGLQANKKYTKCAKVVGHAMGNYHPHGDSAIYDAMVRLAQPFSMRYPLVDGQGNFGSVDGDPPAAMRYTESRMTKIAGEMLADIDMDTVDFTPNYDESTLEPTVLPARFPNLIVNGSSGIAVGMATNIPPHNLTEIINAAITLVNDPHAGLDQVLEHVQGPDFPTGGFIFGKRNIRESYRTGRGRFLMRAKCNTEELKGGRESIIVSEIPYQVNKNNLIKRIAELVTDKVIDDISDVRDESDREGMRIVIELKRGAQPEIVLNQLYKNTQMQESFSMIFLAVHNGQPRELPLPDAIRAFIDHRIDVVRRRTAFLLGKAREREHILLGYQIALDHLDQVIRTIRNSGSRAEARENLFQFFSGKTINLRGTELAGVTLDPNKYGVDSALLPAAPAGSALAGSLILSYRQIDAILELQLYRLTQLSIDELLNELARVRESIAEYESILASEKKLRRVIVKELEEVRDKYGDVRRTQIVDETAELGLEDLIADEQVAVTVSHTGYLKRTPISTYRQQRRGGTGRLGMKTREEDFVASLIVDSTHSFLLFFTNTGRVFWLKIYEIPDVGAAGKGKHMASLLALQPGEKIVSYLAVRNLKEEGKYVFFATREGIVKKTPLTDFSNVMARGIIAINIDKDDELIAVRVTSGDDVVFLATRDGMAIRFEEKYDPEKSGGLRPMGRNAGGNKGITLRKNDYVIGVAVTPSEASRNRKRLELAAKIDAEHPPKPGKPSMTEQVQAAIDEMNRAKGNVPLELQGDSSEKVVEAALPEAEVEKMEKLDKQLGLTACLILTVSENGFGKRTDVDAYRLQSRGGKGVINMRTTPKIGQVSTIQLVDETTELMVISQFGKIIRIDTKTIRAAGRATMGVKLLDLDDADKVAAAVTIPNEEKNEDEKPLIQ, via the coding sequence ATGGCAGACGATCAGAACGCACTCCCTTTGGGCCCGAACAACCCCGATTCGAACGACCAGACCGGCGACACCACCGCCCGTAGCGACTCCGGCACGGGCGGCAACACCCCGCCTTCTGGCGGCGGCAGCATGGGTCCCGGCGCGCTCCATCTCTTCCCCATCAACATCGAGGAGGAGATGCGCCGGTCGTATCTCGACTACTCGATGTCGGTCATCATCGGCCGCGCCCTGCCCGACGTCCGTGACGGCCTGAAGCCCGTGCACCGCCGCATCCTGTACGCCATGCAGGAGATGGGCCTCCAAGCCAACAAGAAGTACACCAAGTGCGCCAAGGTCGTGGGCCACGCTATGGGCAACTACCACCCCCACGGCGACTCCGCCATTTACGACGCCATGGTGCGCCTCGCCCAGCCCTTCAGCATGCGCTACCCGCTGGTCGACGGCCAGGGCAACTTCGGCTCAGTGGACGGCGACCCACCTGCCGCCATGCGTTACACCGAGTCGCGCATGACCAAGATCGCCGGCGAAATGCTTGCCGACATCGACATGGACACCGTCGACTTCACCCCGAACTACGACGAGTCCACCTTGGAGCCCACCGTCCTCCCGGCGCGCTTCCCAAACCTCATCGTCAACGGCTCGTCCGGCATCGCCGTCGGCATGGCGACCAACATCCCGCCGCACAACCTGACCGAGATCATCAACGCCGCCATCACCCTGGTGAACGACCCGCACGCCGGCCTCGACCAGGTCCTCGAGCATGTGCAGGGTCCCGACTTCCCGACCGGCGGCTTCATCTTCGGCAAGCGCAACATCCGCGAGAGCTACCGCACCGGCCGCGGCCGCTTCCTCATGCGCGCCAAGTGCAACACCGAAGAGCTGAAGGGCGGCCGCGAGTCGATCATCGTCTCCGAGATCCCCTACCAGGTCAACAAGAACAACCTCATCAAGCGCATCGCCGAGCTCGTCACCGACAAGGTCATCGACGACATCTCCGACGTGCGCGACGAGTCCGACCGCGAAGGCATGCGCATCGTCATCGAGCTGAAGCGCGGCGCCCAGCCGGAAATCGTGCTCAACCAGCTCTACAAGAATACCCAGATGCAGGAAAGCTTCAGCATGATCTTCCTGGCCGTGCACAACGGCCAGCCGCGCGAGCTGCCCCTGCCCGACGCCATCCGCGCCTTCATCGACCACCGCATCGACGTCGTTCGCCGCCGCACCGCCTTCCTGCTCGGCAAGGCGCGCGAGCGCGAGCACATCTTGCTCGGCTACCAGATCGCGCTCGACCACCTCGACCAGGTCATCCGCACCATTCGCAACAGCGGCAGCCGCGCCGAGGCCCGCGAAAACCTCTTCCAGTTCTTCAGCGGCAAGACCATCAACCTGCGCGGTACCGAGCTCGCCGGCGTCACGCTCGACCCCAACAAGTACGGCGTTGACTCCGCTCTGCTGCCCGCCGCACCCGCAGGCTCAGCGCTCGCCGGCTCGCTCATCCTCAGCTACCGCCAGATCGACGCCATCCTCGAGCTGCAGCTCTACCGCCTCACCCAGCTCTCCATTGACGAGCTGCTCAACGAACTCGCCCGCGTCCGCGAGTCCATCGCCGAGTACGAGTCCATCCTCGCCAGCGAAAAGAAGCTGCGCCGCGTCATCGTCAAGGAGCTCGAAGAGGTCCGCGACAAGTACGGCGACGTCCGCCGCACCCAAATCGTCGATGAGACCGCCGAGCTCGGCCTCGAAGACCTCATCGCCGACGAGCAGGTCGCCGTCACCGTCTCCCACACCGGCTATCTCAAGCGCACGCCCATCTCCACCTACCGGCAGCAGCGCCGCGGCGGCACCGGCCGGCTCGGCATGAAGACGCGCGAAGAAGATTTCGTCGCCTCCCTCATCGTCGACTCCACCCACAGCTTCCTTCTCTTCTTCACCAACACCGGCCGCGTCTTCTGGCTCAAAATCTACGAGATCCCCGACGTCGGCGCCGCCGGCAAGGGCAAGCACATGGCATCGCTGCTCGCCCTGCAGCCCGGCGAAAAGATCGTCAGCTACCTCGCCGTCCGCAACCTCAAGGAAGAGGGCAAGTACGTCTTCTTCGCCACCCGCGAAGGCATCGTCAAGAAGACCCCGCTCACTGACTTCTCCAACGTCATGGCCCGCGGCATCATTGCCATCAACATCGACAAGGACGACGAACTCATCGCCGTCCGCGTCACCTCCGGCGACGACGTCGTCTTCCTCGCCACCCGCGACGGCATGGCCATCCGCTTCGAAGAAAAGTACGACCCCGAAAAGTCCGGCGGCCTGCGTCCCATGGGTCGCAACGCCGGCGGCAACAAGGGCATCACCCTACGCAAAAACGACTACGTCATCGGCGTCGCCGTCACCCCGTCTGAGGCGTCCCGCAACCGCAAGCGCCTCGAACTTGCCGCCAAGATCGACGCCGAGCACCCACCCAAACCCGGCAAGCCGTCCATGACCGAGCAGGTCCAGGCCGCCATCGACGAGATGAACCGCGCCAAGGGCAACGTCCCCCTCGAACTCCAGGGTGACAGCTCCGAAAAGGTCGTCGAAGCCGCCCTGCCCGAAGCCGAAGTCGAAAAGATGGAAAAGCTCGACAAGCAGCTCGGCCTCACCGCCTGCCTCATCCTCACCGTCTCTGAAAACGGCTTCGGCAAGCGCACCGACGTCGACGCCTACCGCCTACAGTCCCGCGGCGGCAAGGGCGTCATCAACATGCGCACCACGCCCAAGATCGGCCAGGTCTCCACCATCCAGCTCGTCGACGAAACCACCGAACTCATGGTCATCAGCCAATTCGGCAAAATCATCCGCATCGACACCAAAACCATCCGCGCCGCCGGCCGCGCCACCATGGGCGTCAAACTCCTCGACCTCGACGACGCCGACAAGGTAGCCGCCGCCGTCACCATCCCCAACGAAGAAAAGAACGAAGACGAAAAGCCACTTATTCAGTAG
- a CDS encoding helix-turn-helix domain-containing protein, translated as MRTVLSSTPRSELLPFVRAYAQRELRLEPDIEQPVVATLEQVLQFEFADPLAIHYADGNLQYPGRITLVGAHTFPRASILFRGSIESFGVFFQPLGLWQLFQIPNRAMSNQAYDGVACLGPGVRSLWEAMAEDGTFLGRVRLVEEYLYSRLSRCEPHTSAMAAAAYIFRHKGVLHIGEVAGRSALSLRQFERRFVEDIGVHPKLFARIVRFQSALDTKLRFPARPWIQIAHRFGYHDHMHMVHDFRSLSGFSPTAVLASIGDGRPSALQASDHLLLG; from the coding sequence ATGCGCACGGTTCTTTCCTCCACGCCCCGGTCAGAGTTGCTTCCCTTCGTGCGTGCCTATGCACAGCGCGAGCTCCGTCTCGAGCCCGACATCGAGCAGCCCGTTGTCGCTACCCTCGAACAGGTTCTGCAATTCGAATTCGCCGATCCACTTGCCATTCACTACGCGGACGGCAATCTTCAATATCCCGGAAGGATCACTCTTGTCGGCGCGCACACGTTCCCACGCGCGTCCATCCTCTTTCGAGGCAGCATCGAATCATTCGGTGTTTTCTTTCAGCCGCTCGGCTTGTGGCAACTCTTTCAGATCCCGAATCGAGCGATGAGCAATCAGGCTTATGACGGGGTTGCATGCCTCGGTCCTGGTGTCCGCAGTTTGTGGGAAGCGATGGCCGAAGACGGAACGTTTCTGGGACGAGTGCGCCTCGTTGAGGAATACCTTTACAGCCGTCTTAGCCGTTGTGAGCCGCATACGTCTGCCATGGCAGCCGCAGCCTACATATTTCGGCACAAGGGCGTTCTGCACATCGGCGAAGTTGCCGGCCGTTCCGCATTGAGTCTGCGGCAATTTGAGCGCAGGTTTGTCGAAGATATTGGTGTTCATCCCAAACTCTTCGCCCGCATCGTTCGTTTTCAAAGTGCGCTTGATACCAAGCTGCGTTTCCCCGCTCGTCCGTGGATACAAATCGCGCACCGATTCGGCTATCACGATCACATGCACATGGTGCACGACTTCCGCTCGCTCAGTGGCTTCTCGCCAACAGCTGTTCTGGCCAGCATCGGCGATGGCAGGCCGTCTGCCCTGCAGGCCTCCGACCATCTCCTGCTTGGATAG